One region of Diabrotica undecimpunctata isolate CICGRU chromosome 6, icDiaUnde3, whole genome shotgun sequence genomic DNA includes:
- the LOC140442731 gene encoding CLIP domain-containing serine protease B4-like yields MYTLLHLVIILAFTFGSTYQNEIKNHKNWKIIPTKTCGYSVNDQRRIVNGKPAKLNQFPWMAQILYRRNNNTDEFLCGGSLINNRYVVTAAHCITHFKEKINIVRIGTNTLTPEIKVKSLKEDYKVANITVHPNYNTIMGNDSDIALIRLARSVKYIVAIQPICLPTANMLNKEFIGENVEIAGWGLDTSGHLTKDLQYITVPVREREVCNEILNETLDQSQFCAGVSAGEDSCNGDSGGPMMWKRKKSKNKYFLIGVVSYGLEKCGTGPAVYTNVPYFLKWILDNIYK; encoded by the exons ATGTATACACTATTACATTTGGTTATCATTTTAGCATTCACCTTCG GTTCCACGTatcaaaatgaaataaagaaTCACAAAAACTGGAAGATTATTCCTACAAAAACATGTGGATATTCTGTAAATGATCAACGCAGAATAGTTAATGGCAAACCTGCAAAATTAAACCAGTTCCCTTGGATGGCCCAAATATTGTATAGGAGGAATAACAATACAGACGAGTTCTTATGTGGTGGGTCATTAATTAATAACCGATACGTTGTAACCGCAGCTCATTGCATaacacattttaaagaaaaaat AAACATCGTTCGAATTGGAACTAATACACTTACCCCAGAAATAAAAGTGAAAAGTTTAAAGGAAGATTATAAAGTAGCAAACATTACTGTCCATCCAAATTATAACACAATCATGGGTAATGATAGTGATATTGCATTAATTAGGTTGGCTAGATCAGTTAAATATATTG TTGCAATTCAACCAATTTGTTTACCTACTGCAAATATGTTGAATAAAGAATTTATTGGCGAAAATGTAGAAATAGCTGGTTGGGGACTGGATACATCAGGACACCTTACTAAGGATTTACAATACATAACAGTACCTGTTAGAGAAAGAGAGGTATGCAAtgaaatattaaatgaaactttAGACCAGAGCCAATTTTGTGCAGGAGTATCAGCAGGAGAAGACAGTTGTAATGGAGATTCTGGCGGACCAATGATGTGGAAACGTAAAAAATCtaagaataaatattttcttatag GTGTGGTTTCATATGGATTAGAAAAATGTGGGACAGGCCCTGCAGTCTATACAAACGTACCATACTTTTTAAAGTGGATTTTAGacaatatttacaaataa